One genomic region from Diabrotica undecimpunctata isolate CICGRU chromosome 9, icDiaUnde3, whole genome shotgun sequence encodes:
- the LOC140450493 gene encoding zinc finger BED domain-containing protein 5-like has translation MAAHKADLQARVKAVAPEVKWTHCCIHREALVAKTFPEPLQKILNEVVQIVNYIKTRPLQSRLFSLVCKEIGSEHEHLIHMEVRWLSRGRILTRFFELRDEVCVFLFDTKYPDVLTDFS, from the coding sequence ATGGCTGCCCACAAAGCAGATCTTCAAGCTCGGGTCAAAGCAGTAGCTCCTGAGGTGAAATGGACACACTGTTGTATTCATCGTGAAGCGTTGGTAGCCAAAACATTTCCTGAACCTTTGCAGAAGATACTTAACGAAGTAGTTCAAATCGTTAACTACATTAAAACTCGACCTCTGCAGTCTAGATTATTTTCCTTGGTGTGCAAAGAGATTGGCAGTGAGCATGAACACCTTATTCATATGGAAGTAAGGTGGCTCTCTCGAGGGAGGATATTGACAAGATTTTTTGAACTTAGAGATGAAGTTTGTGTTTTTCTTTTTGACACCAAGTACCCAGACGTTCTCACTGACTTTTCTTGA